From the genome of Ignavibacteriales bacterium, one region includes:
- a CDS encoding SpoIIE family protein phosphatase, translating to MNQKKLHKTVETIASQKFVSDEEMLTTVINEIVHDPAIGFTGGRIWKLYPEKEGYKLLYQTGKMEKIEKDFIIRALEYPVFEQLAQSRTILGHETIEALRKKGIFKYSASGVGHKSKLHGKPFYQYVLALNSKNIDDELRINLSIIATALTSQIKQRKISLSANLLKADIDKARQLQKSILPEHEYKFHHFDIYGITDPAEIVGGDFFDYLDIGDNNDRIGVTIGDAASKGVAAAAEAMYVSGALRMATTFEIKISLILKRMNELVNKIFEDDKFTSLFYGELSTYKNGLFLYANAGHNPPMFYKSAKNKIELLNPTGPVLGPAPQSKYFVENINIYLNDILVLYSDGVTEAANSKFAFYGEQRLMSMIKKLKDKTPKEIALGILEDVINFSTNGSYTDDKTIVVIKRTS from the coding sequence TTGAATCAAAAAAAATTACATAAAACTGTTGAAACAATAGCATCACAAAAATTTGTCTCTGATGAAGAGATGCTTACTACAGTAATTAATGAAATAGTACACGACCCGGCAATTGGATTTACAGGTGGCAGAATCTGGAAGTTGTATCCTGAGAAAGAAGGTTATAAACTGCTTTATCAAACCGGCAAAATGGAAAAGATCGAAAAGGATTTTATTATTCGGGCATTAGAATATCCGGTATTTGAGCAGCTTGCACAGTCTAGAACAATTCTTGGACATGAAACAATTGAAGCCTTGAGAAAAAAAGGTATCTTTAAATATTCTGCTTCTGGTGTTGGACATAAATCTAAATTACATGGGAAACCATTTTATCAATATGTTCTGGCTCTAAACTCTAAAAATATTGATGACGAGCTAAGAATTAATCTAAGCATTATTGCAACTGCATTAACATCGCAAATAAAGCAAAGAAAAATTTCTTTAAGTGCTAATCTCTTAAAAGCAGATATTGACAAAGCGAGACAACTGCAAAAAAGTATTTTACCTGAGCATGAATATAAATTTCATCATTTTGATATTTATGGTATTACTGATCCCGCAGAAATTGTTGGCGGAGATTTCTTTGATTATTTAGATATTGGTGATAACAACGATAGAATCGGAGTTACTATTGGTGATGCAGCAAGTAAAGGTGTTGCTGCTGCTGCCGAGGCAATGTATGTTTCCGGTGCCCTTAGAATGGCTACTACTTTTGAGATCAAAATTTCTTTAATCTTAAAGCGAATGAATGAACTTGTTAATAAGATTTTTGAGGATGATAAATTTACTTCTTTATTTTATGGTGAGCTTTCTACTTATAAGAATGGGTTATTTCTATACGCAAACGCCGGACATAATCCGCCAATGTTTTATAAAAGCGCAAAAAATAAAATAGAACTGCTTAATCCAACTGGACCTGTTTTAGGGCCCGCACCACAATCAAAATATTTTGTTGAAAACATTAATATTTATCTAAACGATATTCTGGTTTTATATTCTGATGGAGTTACCGAAGCGGCTAATTCAAAGTTTGCATTTTACGGCGAGCAACGATTGATGTCTATGATAAAAAAACTTAAGGATAAAACTCCTAAAGAGATAGCTCTTGGGATATTAGAAGATGTTATAAATTTTTCTACAAATGGATCTTACACTGATGATAAAACAATTGTGGTAATAAAAAGAA